From Spirosoma aerolatum, one genomic window encodes:
- a CDS encoding lasso peptide biosynthesis B2 protein codes for MKNWWKRFKKFTQLSSSDQLLLIQAFFVVSTIQLGLKLLSFQTFRQLYSNLIRANKSAETPRQLIDREIQAIQKVSGPLSAFCLPQALALTYFLRKDKHIDLVVGVRKSHTFEAHAWVEKNGTVLIGDLPDLDFQPIWTWH; via the coding sequence ATGAAAAACTGGTGGAAACGATTTAAGAAGTTCACACAGTTGTCCTCTTCGGATCAACTCCTTCTGATCCAGGCATTTTTTGTTGTTTCTACCATCCAGCTTGGACTCAAACTGTTATCGTTTCAAACGTTCAGGCAACTTTATAGCAACCTTATCAGGGCTAACAAATCTGCTGAGACTCCCCGCCAGTTGATTGACCGGGAGATTCAGGCTATTCAGAAAGTAAGTGGTCCGCTTTCCGCTTTTTGCCTGCCGCAGGCATTGGCATTAACCTACTTCCTTCGAAAAGATAAACACATTGATCTGGTCGTTGGCGTCCGCAAAAGCCATACATTTGAAGCCCATGCCTGGGTCGAGAAAAACGGAACTGTCCTGATTGGCGATTTGCCAGATCTGGATTTTCAACCAATCTGGACCTGGCATTAA
- a CDS encoding PqqD family protein, with product MYRLTQNQISSELAGETVILNHAAGMYYGLNEVGTFVWELLKQKPMAFDDLKEQVMANFEVDEQTCINDLQQLLNDLAHEKLVETI from the coding sequence ATGTATCGATTAACTCAAAATCAGATCTCGTCTGAACTGGCTGGCGAAACGGTTATCCTCAATCATGCAGCCGGGATGTATTATGGCTTGAATGAAGTGGGTACGTTTGTGTGGGAACTGCTTAAACAGAAGCCCATGGCTTTTGACGATCTTAAAGAACAGGTCATGGCAAACTTTGAGGTCGATGAACAAACCTGTATCAACGATTTGCAGCAACTGCTGAACGACCTGGCCCATGAAAAACTGGTGGAAACGATTTAA
- a CDS encoding mechanosensitive ion channel family protein has translation MQQQLDLWIRAIVRWFGYVPNRDLSGWILLIIAVVLGLIVDVVITQTIRFVVRRRSFRTLSLLKVYARWAFWLFVPSLFFLLATNLQSERFLRRHPVADKTAEILFLITTTWFIVQLLKVGEKRLIYEYDTTNDTNLAHRKFVTQVRFFRRLIVILVIILGASLLLITFQGSRKVGLSVLTSAGVVSVVLGFAAQKTLANLLAGIQIALNQQIRLDDAVVVEKEWGRIEEINLTSVIVRLWDRRRLILPITYFVETPFENWTRSDASIIGAIFLYLDYTVPVEAVRKKARELAENDPLWTGDSFAVQVTDTTPTCIQVRVLVSAQDAPSAFDLRCHMREKLVAFIRDEYPQSLPQTRLMLAEELKPQENSTGQ, from the coding sequence ATGCAACAGCAACTTGACCTATGGATACGGGCGATTGTCCGTTGGTTTGGCTATGTACCCAATCGGGATTTGTCGGGCTGGATATTGCTCATCATCGCCGTTGTACTAGGGCTGATCGTCGATGTTGTCATTACACAGACCATCCGGTTTGTAGTGCGCCGACGGTCGTTCCGAACACTATCCCTTTTAAAAGTATACGCCCGCTGGGCGTTCTGGTTATTTGTGCCCTCGCTGTTTTTTCTGCTGGCTACAAACTTGCAGTCGGAGCGCTTTTTACGTCGGCATCCTGTAGCCGACAAAACCGCTGAAATCCTTTTCCTGATTACGACGACCTGGTTTATCGTCCAGCTTCTAAAGGTTGGCGAAAAGCGCCTGATTTATGAATACGATACGACAAACGATACCAATCTGGCCCATCGGAAATTTGTTACGCAGGTACGTTTTTTCCGTCGACTTATTGTTATTCTGGTCATTATACTTGGGGCTTCGCTTTTACTCATTACCTTTCAGGGGAGCCGAAAAGTAGGCCTTAGTGTTCTGACATCAGCAGGGGTCGTATCGGTCGTACTTGGGTTTGCTGCCCAAAAGACCTTAGCCAACTTGCTGGCAGGTATACAGATAGCGCTCAATCAGCAGATTCGTCTGGACGATGCGGTTGTGGTTGAAAAAGAGTGGGGTCGTATTGAAGAGATAAATCTGACCAGTGTGATTGTTCGGCTTTGGGACCGTCGACGGTTAATTTTGCCTATTACCTATTTTGTCGAAACACCCTTCGAGAACTGGACCCGCTCGGATGCGTCCATCATTGGTGCCATTTTTCTCTATCTGGATTATACGGTTCCTGTTGAAGCTGTCCGGAAAAAAGCCCGCGAACTGGCCGAAAATGACCCACTCTGGACCGGCGACAGCTTTGCCGTACAAGTTACTGATACAACTCCTACCTGCATTCAGGTACGTGTACTGGTATCGGCCCAGGATGCCCCTTCAGCTTTTGACCTGCGCTGCCATATGCGGGAAAAACTAGTGGCGTTTATCCGCGACGAGTATCCACAAAGTCTGCCTCAAACCCGGCTTATGCTTGCCGAGGAGTTGAAACCTCAGGAGAACTCGACTGGCCAATAA
- a CDS encoding DUF5689 domain-containing protein, protein MQRFVLFVVTFLVVTYASRAQVSLTGTTSYTQNFNTLASSGSGTWSDNSTIQGWYAAITNGSNVTNAATAYTVDPGSSNAGGLHSYGAASATDRALGSVGSGSAKAIYYGVLLVNNTGSPITALSVSYKGEQWRSSTSVQNVLSFAYKVGANSVSESDYTSNSLLDFVGQSPVSTNGALDGNTNAKTISSTFNVNIPVGEKIMLRWMDVDDAGSDAGLSVDDLTVSVVTTPFLVVNPTAVNNLVNTANNSSPSAPSTFTVIGGLLNPSTPVSVSPPANFEISTDNSSYSTSAVTISPAGNGTLSQTIYTRLVGSLSAGPYSGLATVSSTEVLTSQTVSLSGTVYTAGASGVCGTSYNISDVRNAADGITFTVTGRVTSTIGTNIYIQDATGGILLYTGTGTSIEVPEVSIGDEVQVTGVLTTYNGDRELKNFTSCFAKTTSPNSIPTPVTVSAATLCDHKGELVTLTGVNTITPSGGTFTGSTNYTLTTGSGTVIMRIQLGTDLVAATKPTGPLDITGIVSVFNGTCQFLPRSTADVPGATPNTVSCPGVGTGGAGISTDNTLDITWWNVEWLGNTGFGPTNEAQQQDNVRQQLQNMNQDIYCLEEVTDLTKLDGIVATLNANTGKSYTYTCGADPTRTPPIYYSHWFDIPEVSGDANTYAQKVCFVYNTAIVKNVTASQIVADATQLNSSSWASNRFPLLMSCDVTINGVTKNFKLVGVHAKSGSDASSYGRRITDFGSLKEYLDANYPTSNVMIMGDFNDDADQSIYIDGTTSTTNVSSFNNFITSSDYTAITKQLSTCNISSTASYPDIIDHLIISNEIGTNGSFPTSGIAYIPNSVTAIRPIVGGTTTSDHFPVSARFQFAPPLSATLVTSTSAVCSGQPVNLAISVSGLGGSDTYSYTVTNGTNSTTTTGVSTSTAQVSLTPTVAGSFTLTVSTSASATATAVSGNVAIDGPISVLAGASSATTTIGGTVSLTASGATTYQWSAPAQAIISPSTGSPVSATLTAAGVQTFTLLAGQGSCTQTTFVSVTATNGPDISPTITLIQSQFAASAPNNARNFVVNLYEVGYHSTASGQLTITLSVPTGYTLTFDGTLTSTSVLDASNVSNDVAVDNTNWDVISSVDGQQITLKMKAGQFLDANTQRNVGFSLTRTTANSGSVSNITVNVANDSGSVYDVNATNNIYARIISGL, encoded by the coding sequence ATGCAAAGATTTGTACTCTTCGTTGTAACTTTTCTGGTGGTAACTTATGCATCAAGGGCTCAGGTGAGCCTGACGGGGACAACCTCGTATACGCAGAATTTTAATACGTTAGCTAGTTCTGGCTCGGGGACATGGTCTGATAACAGCACAATTCAAGGCTGGTATGCCGCTATTACGAATGGGTCAAATGTAACGAATGCAGCAACTGCATATACGGTCGATCCAGGTAGTAGTAATGCTGGTGGGCTACATAGTTATGGAGCAGCCTCCGCAACTGACCGCGCTTTAGGGTCTGTGGGTTCCGGTTCTGCGAAAGCTATCTATTATGGAGTTTTATTAGTCAACAATACGGGGAGTCCAATTACGGCTCTGTCGGTTAGCTACAAAGGGGAGCAATGGCGTAGCAGTACATCTGTTCAGAATGTGCTTTCGTTCGCCTATAAAGTTGGGGCAAACTCGGTTAGTGAGTCTGACTATACCAGCAATTCTTTACTTGATTTTGTAGGTCAATCGCCTGTTTCCACAAACGGTGCTCTGGATGGCAATACCAATGCAAAGACGATCAGTAGTACGTTCAATGTGAACATCCCGGTTGGCGAGAAAATTATGCTTCGTTGGATGGACGTTGACGATGCCGGAAGCGATGCTGGTCTTAGCGTTGACGATCTAACCGTTAGTGTTGTCACAACACCTTTTCTTGTTGTAAATCCCACAGCCGTAAATAATTTGGTCAATACTGCCAATAACAGTAGTCCTTCTGCGCCATCTACATTTACGGTTATTGGCGGGTTACTCAACCCTTCTACGCCCGTTTCGGTTAGCCCTCCGGCTAATTTCGAAATTTCGACGGACAATTCGAGCTATTCAACAAGTGCTGTCACCATTTCGCCTGCGGGTAATGGTACACTTAGTCAAACCATTTACACGCGACTAGTGGGTAGCCTTTCTGCTGGCCCATATTCAGGGCTCGCCACAGTGAGCAGTACTGAAGTGCTTACATCTCAAACTGTCTCGCTTAGTGGAACGGTTTATACGGCTGGTGCCAGCGGTGTGTGTGGTACTTCTTACAATATAAGTGATGTACGCAATGCCGCCGATGGCATAACCTTTACGGTAACTGGACGTGTCACATCAACTATTGGTACGAACATTTACATCCAGGACGCTACCGGCGGTATTCTGTTGTACACAGGTACGGGTACTTCGATTGAAGTGCCTGAGGTAAGCATTGGCGACGAAGTGCAGGTGACGGGCGTACTGACAACCTACAACGGGGATCGGGAGTTGAAAAATTTCACTAGCTGTTTTGCGAAAACCACATCCCCCAATTCGATTCCTACACCCGTTACGGTTTCAGCCGCTACCCTTTGTGATCACAAAGGCGAACTGGTGACGCTTACGGGAGTGAACACTATTACACCATCGGGTGGGACCTTTACAGGCAGCACAAACTATACGTTGACAACAGGTAGCGGTACAGTAATAATGCGGATTCAGCTCGGGACCGATCTGGTAGCAGCAACCAAGCCTACAGGTCCTCTTGATATTACGGGCATCGTGAGCGTATTCAATGGTACTTGCCAATTCTTGCCCCGCTCAACAGCTGATGTTCCCGGAGCAACGCCGAATACCGTTTCCTGCCCTGGCGTTGGTACTGGCGGTGCCGGAATTTCGACGGATAATACGCTAGACATTACATGGTGGAATGTGGAGTGGCTGGGTAATACAGGCTTTGGCCCTACAAATGAGGCCCAACAGCAGGATAATGTGCGGCAGCAACTGCAAAATATGAATCAGGACATTTACTGCCTGGAAGAAGTAACGGACCTGACAAAGTTGGATGGTATTGTAGCCACTCTGAATGCCAATACAGGCAAGTCTTATACATACACCTGTGGTGCTGATCCAACCCGTACGCCACCTATTTATTACTCACACTGGTTTGATATTCCTGAAGTGTCAGGTGATGCCAACACCTATGCCCAAAAGGTTTGTTTTGTATACAACACGGCCATTGTCAAGAACGTAACGGCCAGCCAGATTGTAGCTGATGCTACGCAGCTCAATTCAAGCTCCTGGGCATCAAATCGGTTCCCATTATTAATGAGTTGTGATGTTACGATCAATGGAGTGACAAAGAACTTTAAACTGGTTGGCGTGCATGCCAAATCGGGCTCTGATGCATCGTCGTATGGCCGCCGGATAACCGACTTTGGGTCTTTAAAAGAGTATCTTGACGCGAACTACCCAACTAGTAATGTCATGATTATGGGCGATTTTAATGACGATGCCGACCAGTCAATTTATATTGATGGGACAACGAGCACAACAAATGTGTCGTCATTCAACAATTTCATCACTTCGAGCGATTACACGGCCATTACGAAACAGCTTAGCACTTGTAACATTTCGAGTACGGCATCATACCCAGATATTATCGACCACCTGATTATCTCGAACGAAATCGGTACAAACGGATCATTCCCCACGAGTGGTATTGCCTACATTCCGAACTCGGTTACAGCAATACGGCCGATTGTTGGTGGAACAACAACGTCCGACCACTTTCCCGTTTCGGCTCGTTTCCAGTTTGCTCCTCCACTTTCGGCTACGTTGGTAACCAGTACGTCGGCAGTCTGTTCGGGCCAACCTGTTAATCTGGCTATTTCAGTGAGCGGTTTGGGTGGCAGCGATACCTATAGTTACACAGTGACCAATGGCACCAACAGCACGACTACAACGGGCGTATCTACGTCAACGGCACAGGTTAGCCTTACTCCAACCGTAGCTGGTTCATTTACGCTGACGGTATCGACTTCAGCAAGCGCCACTGCTACGGCTGTTAGCGGAAACGTAGCTATTGATGGGCCTATTTCGGTTTTGGCTGGGGCCTCGTCGGCTACCACCACGATTGGTGGAACAGTAAGCCTGACAGCAAGCGGGGCTACTACCTATCAGTGGAGTGCGCCAGCTCAGGCTATTATCAGCCCCTCTACGGGCTCACCCGTTTCGGCTACCTTAACCGCTGCTGGCGTGCAAACCTTTACTTTGCTGGCTGGTCAGGGAAGCTGTACACAAACCACATTCGTGAGTGTGACGGCCACGAATGGCCCCGATATTTCGCCAACGATTACGCTCATTCAGTCGCAATTTGCGGCTTCAGCTCCTAATAACGCCAGAAATTTTGTGGTGAATTTGTATGAGGTGGGTTATCATTCTACAGCATCCGGGCAGTTAACCATTACGCTTAGCGTACCTACCGGTTATACACTGACCTTCGATGGAACGCTGACCAGCACTAGTGTACTCGATGCATCGAATGTTAGCAATGATGTAGCCGTTGATAATACTAACTGGGATGTGATTAGTAGTGTAGATGGCCAGCAAATTACTCTGAAGATGAAAGCGGGCCAGTTCTTAGATGCTAATACGCAGCGTAATGTCGGCTTCAGCCTGACCCGCACAACGGCTAACTCAGGCAGTGTTTCCAATATTACTGTTAATGTAGCGAATGATAGCGGATCTGTTTATGACGTCAATGCGACAAACAACATTTATGCTCGTATTATTTCAGGGCTATAA